One region of Mycobacterium riyadhense genomic DNA includes:
- a CDS encoding DUF3054 domain-containing protein encodes MQPRHGSAWLATDVVAVLVFCAVGRRSHDEGITITGVATTAWPFLSGTVVGWLASRGWQRPTAVVPTGLVVWVCTVAVGMLLRKATSAGVAASFIVVAASVTAVLLLGWRAAVGLATAGMHPRRRR; translated from the coding sequence ATGCAACCGCGGCATGGGTCGGCCTGGCTAGCCACGGACGTCGTCGCGGTGCTGGTGTTCTGCGCGGTGGGGCGCCGCAGCCACGACGAAGGAATCACGATCACCGGCGTCGCGACCACGGCCTGGCCGTTTCTCAGCGGGACCGTCGTCGGGTGGCTGGCGTCTCGCGGCTGGCAGCGTCCCACGGCCGTGGTCCCCACCGGACTGGTCGTCTGGGTGTGCACGGTCGCGGTCGGCATGCTGCTGCGTAAGGCGACTTCGGCGGGCGTGGCCGCGAGTTTCATCGTGGTTGCGGCGTCGGTTACCGCGGTGCTGCTGCTCGGTTGGCGAGCCGCCGTCGGGTTGGCAACGGCTGGAATGCACCCGAGGCGCAGACGTTAG
- a CDS encoding acyl-CoA dehydrogenase, which translates to MSIDTLPAFDPYDPLGLDASLSDDELAVRDTVRKFCAEHVTPHVAGWFENGDLPVARELAKQFGELGLLGMHLHGYGCGGASAVHYGLACLELEAADSGIRSLVSVQGSLSMFAIWNNGSEEQKQQWLPGMATGELVGCFGLTEPDVGSDPAAMKTRARRDGSDWVLNGRKMWITNGSVADVAIVWAATDDGSGVIRGFIVPTDTPGFSANTIHHKLSLRASITSELVLDDVRLPADAMLPQAVGLKGPLACLSEARYGIVWGAMGAARSAWQSALDYATQRTQFGRPIAGFQLTQAKLVDMAVELHKGQLLSLHLGRLKDSVGLRPEQVSFGKLNNTREAIKICRTARTILGGNGISLEYPVIRHMVNLESVLTYEGTPEMHQLVLGQAFTGLAAFR; encoded by the coding sequence ATGAGCATCGACACACTCCCCGCCTTCGACCCTTACGACCCACTTGGGCTCGACGCGTCGCTGTCCGACGACGAACTCGCGGTTCGCGACACCGTCAGAAAATTCTGCGCCGAGCACGTCACCCCGCACGTCGCCGGCTGGTTCGAGAACGGTGACCTGCCCGTCGCGCGCGAACTGGCCAAACAGTTCGGGGAACTCGGCTTGCTGGGCATGCATTTGCACGGCTACGGATGTGGCGGCGCGTCCGCCGTCCACTACGGCCTGGCCTGTCTGGAACTCGAAGCCGCCGACTCCGGCATCCGTTCACTGGTGTCCGTGCAGGGCTCGCTATCGATGTTCGCGATCTGGAATAACGGCTCCGAGGAGCAGAAGCAGCAATGGCTGCCCGGCATGGCCACCGGCGAGCTGGTCGGCTGCTTCGGGTTGACCGAACCCGACGTCGGCTCCGACCCGGCCGCGATGAAAACCCGTGCGCGACGGGATGGTTCGGATTGGGTGCTCAACGGCCGCAAGATGTGGATCACCAACGGCTCGGTCGCCGATGTCGCGATCGTTTGGGCCGCCACCGACGACGGGAGCGGGGTCATTCGGGGGTTTATCGTCCCGACCGACACTCCAGGCTTTTCCGCCAACACCATCCACCACAAGCTGTCCCTGCGAGCGTCGATCACCAGCGAGCTGGTCCTCGACGATGTACGACTGCCCGCCGACGCGATGCTGCCCCAGGCCGTCGGTCTCAAGGGGCCACTGGCGTGTCTGTCTGAGGCGCGTTACGGAATCGTGTGGGGAGCGATGGGCGCAGCTCGGTCTGCCTGGCAGTCCGCGCTCGACTACGCGACACAGCGCACCCAATTCGGCCGTCCGATAGCCGGCTTTCAACTGACGCAGGCCAAACTCGTCGACATGGCGGTCGAACTACACAAGGGCCAGCTGCTGTCACTGCACCTGGGCCGTCTCAAGGACAGCGTGGGCCTGCGGCCCGAACAGGTGAGCTTTGGCAAGCTCAACAACACCCGCGAGGCGATCAAGATCTGCCGCACCGCGCGAACCATTTTGGGCGGCAACGGAATATCGCTCGAGTACCCGGTGATCCGGCATATGGTCAACCTCGAGTCGGTGTTGACCTACGAGGGCACTCCCGAGATGCATCAACTGGTTCTGGGCCAAGCCTTCACGGGCTTGGCTGCCTTCCGGTAG